The following proteins come from a genomic window of Thiothrix unzii:
- a CDS encoding DUF4845 domain-containing protein — protein sequence MRKQQGATFLSWMATASVVIFSLVTAVKLVPGYLEFRAVKSLAHDIAMNPSMKSASKQQIKAKVDDYLNINGLYTLTSDAFSVEPVPGKKNVRELVVHYESRKNWLANIDFLTTFHYSIELGKAGDT from the coding sequence ATGCGTAAGCAACAAGGTGCGACCTTCCTGTCATGGATGGCGACGGCTAGTGTGGTTATTTTTTCGCTGGTGACAGCCGTTAAGCTTGTCCCCGGTTATTTGGAATTTCGTGCGGTGAAGTCGCTGGCTCATGATATTGCGATGAATCCCAGCATGAAAAGTGCCAGTAAGCAGCAGATTAAAGCCAAAGTTGATGATTATTTGAATATCAACGGGTTGTATACGCTGACCTCGGATGCGTTTTCGGTAGAGCCAGTTCCGGGCAAGAAAAATGTCCGTGAACTGGTAGTACACTACGAATCACGCAAAAACTGGTTGGCAAACATTGATTTTTTGACAACGTTCCATTATTCGATTGAATTGGGAAAGGCTGGAGATACTTGA